The following coding sequences are from one Nilaparvata lugens isolate BPH chromosome 4, ASM1435652v1, whole genome shotgun sequence window:
- the LOC111056405 gene encoding clavesin-2 isoform X2 codes for MAEYCDIDWNGYRSTSSDEIPYMKSPPKNLTDDEAIAELKKTIKRKKENGTGTLDLKNPDDKFLLRFLRARKMDIDETYKLLTNYYSYRQRNREFFQTLSASDTLVQQALFDGFPGVLENRDRKGRCVLVFLCYNWDHCNYSLETIYKALLLTMESLLQEAENQLNGFVFVVDWTDFSFRQSSSLGPRTLRLMFEGLQDAFPARIKGVHFINQPWYVEAVLAIIKPFIKEKTKQKIYLHGTNLSTLHENVSKDVLPPELGGEGPSFNSMIWAEKMLRESTPPGTQDTPM; via the exons ATGGCTGAATATTGTGATATCGATTGGAACGGTTACCGTTCCACTTCCAGTGATGAAATACCCTACATGAAATCACCACCAAAAAATTTAACCGATGACGAGGCGATAGCAGAACTTAAAAAGACTATaaagaggaaaaaagagaaTGGAACAG GAACATTAGATTTGAAAAACCCGGACGACAAATTTCTGCTACGGTTTCTCCGAGCGCGGAAAATGGACATTGATGAGACATACAAATTGTTGACGAACTATTACAGCTACAGACAAAGGAATAGGGAGTTCTTTCAGACGCTCAGTGCCAGTGATACTTTGGTGCAGCAGGCTCTTTTCGATGGATTTCCTGGGGTTTTAGAGAACAGAGACAG GAAAGGCAGGTGTGTCCTAGTGTTCCTATGCTACAACTGGGACCACTGCAACTACTCGCTGGAGACCATCTACAAGGCGCTCCTCCTGACAATGGAGTCACTGTTGCAAGAGGCTGAAAACCAGTTGAATGGTTTCGTGTTCGTGGTCGACTGGACTGACTTTTCGTTCCGGCAGTCGAGCAGCCTCGGTCCGCGCACCCTGCGTCTCATGTTCGAGGGACTGCAGGACGCGTTCCCTGCGCGCATCAAGGGGGTGCACTTTATCAACCAGCCCTGGTATGTGGAGGCGGTGCTGGCTATCATCAAGCCGTTCATCAAGGAGAAAACTAAGCAGAAG atatATCTTCATGGTACGAATCTCAGCACTCTTCATGAAAACGTTAGCAAGGATGTATTGCCTCCGGAGCTGGGTGGAGAGGGACCTTCGTTCAATTCAATGATATGGGCTGAGAAAATGCTCAG ggAGAGTACACCACCAGGCACCCAAGACACTCCGATGTAA
- the LOC111056405 gene encoding clavesin-2 isoform X1, whose protein sequence is MAEYCDIDWNGYRSTSSDEIPYMKSPPKNLTDDEAIAELKKTIKRKKENGTGTLDLKNPDDKFLLRFLRARKMDIDETYKLLTNYYSYRQRNREFFQTLSASDTLVQQALFDGFPGVLENRDRKGRCVLVFLCYNWDHCNYSLETIYKALLLTMESLLQEAENQLNGFVFVVDWTDFSFRQSSSLGPRTLRLMFEGLQDAFPARIKGVHFINQPWYVEAVLAIIKPFIKEKTKQKIYLHGTNLSTLHENVSKDVLPPELGGEGPSFNSMIWAEKMLSNLGNTDVSLLLRLKTQEAGHPTGVGP, encoded by the exons ATGGCTGAATATTGTGATATCGATTGGAACGGTTACCGTTCCACTTCCAGTGATGAAATACCCTACATGAAATCACCACCAAAAAATTTAACCGATGACGAGGCGATAGCAGAACTTAAAAAGACTATaaagaggaaaaaagagaaTGGAACAG GAACATTAGATTTGAAAAACCCGGACGACAAATTTCTGCTACGGTTTCTCCGAGCGCGGAAAATGGACATTGATGAGACATACAAATTGTTGACGAACTATTACAGCTACAGACAAAGGAATAGGGAGTTCTTTCAGACGCTCAGTGCCAGTGATACTTTGGTGCAGCAGGCTCTTTTCGATGGATTTCCTGGGGTTTTAGAGAACAGAGACAG GAAAGGCAGGTGTGTCCTAGTGTTCCTATGCTACAACTGGGACCACTGCAACTACTCGCTGGAGACCATCTACAAGGCGCTCCTCCTGACAATGGAGTCACTGTTGCAAGAGGCTGAAAACCAGTTGAATGGTTTCGTGTTCGTGGTCGACTGGACTGACTTTTCGTTCCGGCAGTCGAGCAGCCTCGGTCCGCGCACCCTGCGTCTCATGTTCGAGGGACTGCAGGACGCGTTCCCTGCGCGCATCAAGGGGGTGCACTTTATCAACCAGCCCTGGTATGTGGAGGCGGTGCTGGCTATCATCAAGCCGTTCATCAAGGAGAAAACTAAGCAGAAG atatATCTTCATGGTACGAATCTCAGCACTCTTCATGAAAACGTTAGCAAGGATGTATTGCCTCCGGAGCTGGGTGGAGAGGGACCTTCGTTCAATTCAATGATATGGGCTGAGAAAATGCTCAG cAACTTGGGGAACACCGATGTTTCACTCCTCCTCCGTCTCAAGACCCAGGAAGCGGGCCACCCCACAGGGGTCGGCCCATAG